One region of Bacillus horti genomic DNA includes:
- a CDS encoding ribonucleoside-diphosphate reductase subunit alpha — translation MLQTKVRYTDITTDFTSLEQYMEEQAKPYSLPLDEYKEKVKLTYEYMEEPTLDKVTSLLVLSALERITASEPDWTYFAASIYLDKLYHSASTTRGIEADKKYGSLYLLIKELTDLGIYNDQILTSYTKEEIGILEQEITPDHDHKFTYIGLLTLADRYLAKGYQKEVYELPQERFMIIAMTLMLKEKKEKRLELVKEAYWALSNLYMTVATPTLANAGKSYGQLSSCFIDTVDDSLRGIYDSNTDIANLSKGGGGIGVYLGKIRARGSDIKGFKGISSGVIPWMKQLNNTAVSVDQLGQRQGAIAVYLDVWHKDIFPFLDARLNNGDERFRTHDLFTGVSIPDVFMEAVENREDWYLFDPHEIRKVMGYSLEDFYDEKQGSGSFREKYQECVAHPTLSKTTVPAIDIFKSVMISQLETGTPYMFYRDAANRANPNKHAGMIYCSNLCTEIMQNMSQTTVIEEKTEDGKIITVKEPGDFVVCNLSSISLASAVGDDVLERLIPIQVRMLDNVIDLNNIPVHQAQITNEKYRGIGLGTFGWHHLLALQGITWESERSLEYCDEVYEKISYLTIKASMTLAKEKSPYPAFEGSDWETGAYFEQRGYHSPDWQVLQQDVKEHGVRNGYLMAVAPNSSTSIIAGSTASIDPIFRKEYSEEKKDYKIPVTAPDLNAKTNWYYKTAYVIDQKWSIRQNGVRQRHIDQSVSFNLYVQNNIKAKDLLDLHLLAWKSELKTTYYVRSTSSAVIEECESCHS, via the coding sequence ATGCTACAAACAAAAGTAAGATACACAGATATTACGACAGATTTTACTAGTCTTGAACAGTATATGGAGGAACAGGCCAAGCCGTATTCACTACCATTGGATGAATACAAAGAGAAGGTTAAGCTTACCTACGAATATATGGAGGAACCTACATTAGATAAGGTCACTAGTTTACTAGTCCTTTCTGCACTTGAACGCATTACAGCTTCCGAGCCTGATTGGACATACTTTGCAGCGAGCATTTATTTAGATAAGCTCTATCATTCTGCTAGTACGACTCGTGGCATTGAGGCTGACAAAAAGTACGGCTCTTTGTATCTGTTAATTAAGGAGCTAACAGACCTAGGTATTTACAACGATCAGATTCTAACAAGCTATACTAAGGAAGAAATAGGAATACTAGAGCAGGAAATTACCCCTGATCACGATCATAAATTTACATACATTGGCTTGTTGACCCTGGCAGATCGTTATCTAGCGAAGGGTTATCAAAAAGAGGTGTACGAGTTACCTCAGGAACGTTTCATGATTATTGCCATGACCCTTATGTTAAAAGAAAAGAAAGAGAAGCGCCTTGAGTTGGTTAAAGAAGCGTATTGGGCATTAAGTAATCTTTACATGACAGTGGCTACACCGACCCTAGCTAACGCCGGTAAAAGCTACGGTCAGCTCTCTAGCTGCTTTATTGATACAGTAGATGATAGTTTAAGAGGGATCTATGATTCCAATACAGATATCGCTAACCTGTCCAAGGGTGGCGGGGGAATCGGAGTCTACTTAGGAAAGATTAGAGCTAGAGGTAGTGATATCAAAGGCTTTAAAGGGATATCCTCTGGTGTTATTCCTTGGATGAAGCAGCTCAACAATACGGCTGTCAGTGTTGATCAATTAGGTCAAAGACAGGGTGCTATTGCTGTCTATTTAGATGTGTGGCATAAAGATATCTTCCCGTTCCTAGACGCGCGCCTTAACAATGGGGATGAGCGTTTCCGTACCCATGATTTATTTACAGGTGTCTCTATACCGGATGTGTTTATGGAAGCTGTAGAAAACAGAGAGGATTGGTATCTCTTTGACCCACACGAAATTCGTAAGGTGATGGGCTATTCTCTAGAGGATTTTTACGATGAAAAACAAGGCAGTGGCTCGTTTAGGGAGAAATACCAGGAGTGTGTAGCACACCCTACTCTTTCTAAAACAACGGTACCCGCTATTGATATCTTTAAATCGGTCATGATCTCTCAATTAGAGACGGGAACACCTTACATGTTCTATCGTGATGCGGCAAATCGTGCTAACCCAAATAAGCACGCTGGAATGATTTATTGCAGTAACCTGTGTACGGAAATTATGCAGAACATGAGCCAAACGACTGTCATTGAAGAGAAAACCGAGGATGGTAAGATTATTACAGTGAAGGAACCAGGAGATTTTGTGGTATGTAATCTTTCCTCCATTTCCTTAGCAAGTGCTGTTGGTGATGATGTGCTTGAGCGCCTGATCCCTATTCAGGTGCGTATGCTAGATAACGTTATTGATTTAAATAATATTCCGGTGCACCAAGCTCAGATTACGAATGAAAAGTATCGTGGAATTGGCCTAGGTACGTTTGGCTGGCACCATCTACTAGCGTTACAAGGGATTACTTGGGAAAGTGAACGCTCCCTTGAATATTGTGATGAAGTGTATGAGAAAATCTCATATTTAACGATAAAAGCAAGCATGACGTTAGCAAAGGAGAAATCTCCTTATCCGGCATTTGAAGGATCTGATTGGGAAACAGGAGCGTATTTTGAGCAAAGAGGCTATCATTCTCCTGACTGGCAGGTTCTTCAGCAGGATGTGAAGGAGCATGGTGTACGTAATGGTTATCTCATGGCTGTTGCACCAAACTCTTCTACCTCTATTATTGCAGGCTCTACAGCTAGTATTGATCCGATCTTCCGCAAAGAATATTCGGAGGAAAAGAAGGATTATAAGATTCCTGTAACAGCACCTGATTTAAATGCGAAGACGAACTGGTACTACAAAACAGCGTATGTGATTGATCAAAAATGGAGCATTCGTCAAAATGGAGTGCGTCAGCGCCATATTGATCAATCTGTTTCCTTCAATTTATATGTACAAAACAATATTAAAGCGAAGGATTTATTAGATCTGCATCTATTAGCTTGGAAATCTGAGCTGAAAACGACATATTACGTTCGTTCTACGTCCAGTGCAGTGATTGAGGAATGTGAAAGCTGCCATAGTTAA
- a CDS encoding ketoacyl-ACP synthase III: MQNHSIAKAKITALGSYVPAQILSNYDLEKLVDTSDEWIVQRTGMKERRIAGEHEFTSDLCIKAVQNLQEKYGKNLEDVDLIIVSTTTADYPFPSVACRVQYAFGIKQCAAFDLNATCAGFAYGLHVANGLISSSLHKKALVIGGETLSKVTDYTDRTSCILFGDGAGALLLEYDEHESSFLASTYGTEGKGGQHLYRTGLSTTIDDIDMLGNGKMVQNGREVYKWAVTSVPKGVRELLQKAGHSSEEVDWFVPHSANLRMIESICERVGIPLERTLYSLEYMGNTSSASIPLALHLGLQNNQLKYGDKVIVYGFGGGLTYTGLLLNWTIPNLTN; encoded by the coding sequence TTGCAGAATCATTCAATAGCAAAAGCGAAAATAACAGCTCTTGGTAGCTACGTCCCTGCTCAAATCTTATCAAACTATGATCTTGAAAAGTTGGTGGATACAAGCGACGAGTGGATCGTTCAACGGACAGGAATGAAAGAGCGTAGAATAGCCGGGGAACATGAATTTACTTCTGACTTATGTATTAAAGCGGTACAAAATCTGCAGGAGAAATACGGGAAAAATCTAGAAGATGTGGACCTCATTATTGTATCTACCACAACAGCAGACTACCCTTTCCCTAGTGTTGCCTGCCGAGTGCAATATGCGTTTGGTATCAAACAATGTGCAGCGTTTGACTTAAATGCCACATGTGCTGGTTTTGCGTATGGATTACATGTAGCAAATGGGCTAATCTCGAGTAGTTTACATAAAAAAGCGCTTGTCATAGGAGGAGAAACTCTTTCTAAGGTTACAGATTATACAGATCGAACGTCGTGCATCCTTTTTGGTGATGGGGCAGGGGCGCTTTTACTGGAGTATGATGAACATGAATCAAGCTTTCTTGCGTCAACCTACGGCACTGAAGGAAAAGGGGGACAGCATTTATACCGCACAGGTCTGTCAACAACCATTGATGACATAGATATGCTTGGGAATGGCAAGATGGTGCAAAATGGACGCGAGGTATACAAATGGGCCGTTACTTCTGTTCCTAAAGGTGTACGTGAATTACTTCAAAAAGCAGGTCATAGCTCTGAGGAAGTCGATTGGTTTGTTCCCCATAGTGCCAATCTAAGAATGATTGAATCCATCTGTGAGAGGGTCGGCATTCCTTTAGAGCGTACGTTATATAGTCTAGAATATATGGGTAATACCTCATCCGCTTCTATCCCTTTGGCTCTACACCTTGGACTGCAAAATAATCAGTTAAAGTATGGAGATAAGGTTATTGTATACGGCTTTGGAGGAGGTTTAACCTACACCGGATTGTTGCTGAATTGGACCATACCAAATTTAACGAATTAG
- a CDS encoding TetR/AcrR family transcriptional regulator encodes MSKKKEDLLQHSERLFYEYGFHAIGLKRVVNEANVALMTLYNHFASKEELVLAVLKRRGERYFKLLQSSIQNYSSASAAELAEGHLAWIRQHSSKGCMFLRAKEEFASSEEYEIVEYVNQHKQALISYFEELGFQQKQAIQLALLFEGATALAEVLDAEQVSEQLRHLVKGIS; translated from the coding sequence ATGAGTAAAAAAAAGGAAGATTTATTGCAACATTCGGAAAGGCTATTTTATGAATATGGCTTTCATGCGATAGGACTGAAAAGGGTTGTAAATGAAGCCAATGTAGCTCTTATGACACTGTATAACCACTTTGCGTCCAAGGAAGAGTTGGTTTTAGCTGTATTAAAAAGGAGAGGGGAGAGATATTTCAAGTTATTACAGTCCTCTATCCAAAATTATTCCTCAGCAAGTGCGGCTGAATTAGCAGAGGGACATCTAGCATGGATTCGGCAGCATAGCTCGAAAGGATGTATGTTTTTACGCGCTAAAGAGGAATTTGCTTCGAGCGAAGAGTATGAGATTGTGGAATATGTAAATCAACATAAGCAAGCCTTAATATCTTATTTTGAAGAGCTTGGTTTTCAGCAGAAACAAGCGATTCAACTCGCTTTATTATTCGAAGGAGCTACAGCTTTAGCGGAAGTCCTAGATGCTGAACAGGTTAGTGAGCAGCTCCGTCATTTAGTTAAAGGAATTTCGTAA
- a CDS encoding murein hydrolase activator EnvC family protein, giving the protein MRWNKRDTVAFCGKVVVVFFLSVSLLGLHMVETVEAATIQELNKEINQLEQDRKNKNSEQKSLEHRMNNLEQQKRQAQSEIKSLDNRIGQTRTEITQTEQKITQTQAEIEKLEQEIIEAQEQIEVRDELFRGRVRQIYESEGNLSYIDVLFGSSSFGDFLVRLEFIQLLVGQDQKILDDYIAAKQLIEDNKAEVDKLMVQLEEDRHNLQVLQASLQDQRKQKTVTIASIEVEQEEVAELDEQIQQEVLALINEVAAKRNQVQVKQQEQQRLAIARAQSQPTQQVNAPSGGQFAWPVPASSRVTSQFGTRVHPITGRTSSHKGMDIGASTPRVDGDTIVAAESGTVIIAQYMNGYGNTVVIDHGGNLRTLYAHIRQGGISVNVGDSVKRGEKIAEMGNTGNSTGSHLHFEVHLNGQQVNPAPYLQ; this is encoded by the coding sequence ATGCGTTGGAATAAAAGAGATACTGTAGCTTTTTGCGGAAAGGTTGTTGTTGTATTCTTCCTTAGTGTAAGCTTACTAGGTTTACATATGGTAGAAACGGTCGAAGCAGCGACTATTCAAGAACTGAATAAGGAAATTAATCAGCTAGAACAGGATCGGAAGAATAAGAATAGTGAACAGAAATCACTTGAACACAGAATGAATAATCTTGAGCAGCAGAAAAGGCAGGCTCAATCTGAAATAAAGTCCCTAGATAATAGAATAGGGCAAACACGTACAGAAATTACTCAAACCGAGCAAAAGATTACTCAAACACAAGCAGAAATTGAGAAGCTAGAGCAGGAAATCATAGAGGCTCAGGAGCAAATTGAGGTAAGGGATGAGTTGTTTAGAGGTCGGGTCCGTCAAATCTATGAATCTGAAGGAAACCTATCTTATATAGATGTTTTATTTGGGTCCTCTAGCTTTGGTGATTTCTTAGTACGCTTGGAGTTTATTCAGCTCCTTGTCGGACAGGATCAGAAAATACTAGATGATTATATTGCTGCTAAGCAATTAATTGAAGATAATAAGGCAGAAGTGGACAAGCTTATGGTTCAACTGGAAGAGGATCGTCATAATCTGCAGGTTTTGCAGGCTAGCTTACAGGATCAGCGTAAGCAAAAGACGGTCACTATCGCCAGCATTGAGGTGGAACAAGAAGAAGTGGCTGAGTTGGATGAACAGATACAGCAGGAGGTTCTTGCCCTCATTAATGAAGTAGCTGCAAAACGAAATCAAGTTCAAGTGAAGCAGCAAGAGCAGCAGCGACTTGCCATAGCAAGAGCACAAAGTCAGCCTACCCAGCAAGTAAATGCTCCGAGTGGAGGACAGTTTGCTTGGCCTGTTCCAGCTAGTAGTAGAGTTACTTCACAATTTGGAACTAGAGTTCATCCGATCACTGGAAGGACTTCAAGCCACAAAGGAATGGATATTGGGGCAAGTACTCCTAGAGTTGATGGAGATACGATTGTAGCAGCTGAAAGTGGAACCGTCATTATTGCTCAATACATGAACGGTTATGGCAACACGGTTGTTATCGATCACGGTGGTAATCTACGAACTCTTTATGCTCATATCCGTCAGGGGGGCATAAGTGTAAATGTAGGGGACTCTGTAAAAAGAGGCGAAAAAATAGCGGAAATGGGTAACACCGGGAACTCTACCGGCTCACATCTTCACTTTGAGGTCCATCTAAATGGACAACAGGTGAATCCAGCTCCTTATTTGCAATAG
- a CDS encoding ABC transporter permease, which translates to MNQIAELIHNENVKIYKKSRTWILLGLLIIANSMVGLFLKMLFGGTDYMFWDFVENGTQLLVLIIFIGIIQGGDIVSSEFHNGTIKMLLIRPVSRAKILVAKYLSLCLFLVVFVCAHIIITGLVGLLFFSPTSNAVVNDPFFIISMLGSYVFGTIEIFIISTLAFTFSAVSRNSLFSILGPIFIYLVSNTLLTLLSYSNVQEGKYILFAHTDLSQHMYGQPMFEGVTLLFSLGMIALHMVLFFAVSYLVFTKKDVHV; encoded by the coding sequence ATGAACCAAATAGCTGAGCTTATTCATAATGAGAATGTGAAGATTTATAAAAAATCTAGGACATGGATTCTTCTAGGTTTGTTAATTATCGCTAATAGTATGGTAGGATTATTCCTAAAAATGCTGTTTGGTGGTACTGATTATATGTTTTGGGATTTTGTAGAGAACGGTACACAGCTCTTGGTCCTAATTATCTTCATCGGTATTATCCAAGGTGGAGATATCGTTTCAAGTGAATTTCATAACGGAACGATTAAGATGCTCCTTATTCGACCCGTGAGTAGAGCTAAAATCCTTGTAGCCAAATATCTCTCACTATGTCTATTCCTTGTAGTATTTGTTTGTGCTCACATCATCATTACAGGACTTGTGGGCTTACTTTTCTTTTCACCTACATCCAATGCTGTAGTAAATGATCCCTTTTTCATCATTAGCATGTTAGGGTCTTACGTGTTTGGGACAATTGAAATATTCATTATTAGCACCTTAGCATTCACATTTTCTGCCGTTTCCAGAAATAGTCTATTTTCTATATTAGGACCTATTTTTATCTATTTAGTATCTAACACCCTTCTAACCTTGCTAAGCTATTCAAATGTTCAAGAAGGTAAATATATCCTATTTGCTCATACAGATCTATCTCAGCATATGTATGGGCAACCGATGTTTGAAGGGGTGACTTTACTCTTTTCATTAGGCATGATCGCCCTTCATATGGTACTGTTTTTTGCCGTCTCCTACCTCGTTTTTACGAAAAAGGATGTCCACGTGTAA
- a CDS encoding MFS transporter → MWKLVFLGVAMIAVTYALARLSFGLFLPDIAESLRLTAGEAGMIGSTAYIAYTFALLTSSFLIQRWGTKKVVQCSGLSALLGLIGIALAQDVYTMVLCSFIGGVGSGWASPALSQVASISLKDNEKDKANTWINSGTSFGLILTGPIALALSEYWRLAYLFFAVIALFVLIWSSKSIPSYKLKLHEGEAKQPIVGSLVKAKNLLLASLLAGGVSSVYWTFSRSYINVMYEMSANDSVIFWIIMGIAGIGGAMAGRVIHKIGLAYAYRLILGIMLFSISSITIPTMVTVYVSGLLFGVSFIFLTGLFIVWGTRLFPSSPAMGVSLAFLALGAGQSVGSFAAGLLIEATSYLFCFLFVPLIGLVGLLIPVNKKVCQAYTM, encoded by the coding sequence ATGTGGAAACTGGTATTCCTTGGTGTAGCCATGATTGCTGTAACATATGCATTGGCCCGGCTCAGCTTCGGATTATTTTTACCTGATATAGCAGAATCACTTCGTTTAACAGCAGGTGAAGCAGGAATGATTGGATCAACAGCATATATTGCATACACGTTTGCTTTGCTAACATCTTCTTTCCTCATCCAACGATGGGGGACGAAAAAGGTCGTACAATGCTCTGGTTTAAGTGCCCTTCTAGGATTAATAGGAATAGCTCTTGCTCAAGATGTCTATACAATGGTTTTGTGTAGCTTTATAGGGGGAGTAGGGAGTGGTTGGGCATCCCCTGCTCTTAGTCAGGTAGCTTCCATCTCTTTAAAGGATAACGAAAAGGATAAAGCTAATACGTGGATAAATAGTGGAACGAGCTTTGGTCTCATTCTGACGGGGCCGATTGCGCTAGCTTTATCGGAATACTGGCGTCTAGCCTACCTATTTTTTGCTGTAATCGCACTTTTCGTTCTCATTTGGAGCTCTAAAAGTATTCCAAGCTATAAGCTAAAGCTTCATGAAGGGGAAGCTAAACAACCAATAGTAGGCTCACTTGTGAAAGCAAAAAATTTACTGCTGGCTTCTTTACTGGCAGGAGGTGTTTCTTCCGTATATTGGACATTTTCAAGAAGCTATATAAATGTAATGTACGAGATGAGTGCCAATGATAGTGTCATCTTTTGGATTATAATGGGGATCGCTGGAATAGGTGGTGCTATGGCTGGTCGCGTCATTCATAAAATTGGGCTGGCTTATGCGTATCGTCTTATTCTTGGGATCATGCTGTTTTCTATTAGCTCAATTACAATACCTACAATGGTAACTGTTTATGTATCTGGTCTGTTGTTTGGAGTTTCATTTATTTTTTTGACAGGCTTGTTTATTGTATGGGGCACACGCTTATTTCCTTCCTCGCCTGCAATGGGAGTGAGTTTGGCTTTCTTAGCCCTTGGAGCTGGTCAATCGGTTGGGTCTTTTGCCGCGGGGTTACTTATAGAAGCGACCTCTTATCTATTTTGTTTTTTGTTTGTGCCGTTAATCGGTCTGGTTGGTCTACTTATTCCTGTAAACAAAAAAGTTTGTCAGGCTTATACCATGTAG
- a CDS encoding ABC transporter ATP-binding protein: MYRVLECLVAVGGDSKSLPFPHALATSALQHCGNYDKREGGLANPIIPNNKKFQIQKRGLAVDQNTVLSVTQLDKRIGKHTILKDISFELQQGEIVGLLGPNGSGKTTLMKCVVGLLKATKGHIEVNGYDLHKKFEQAMAHIGAIIENPEFYEYMTGYDNLLHYKRMNEDVSEERLDEVIDLLEMEDYIEDKVSTYSLGMKQRLGLGQAILHRPSILLLDEPTNGLDPSGIKDLRNHLKHLARHDGVSVVISSHVLAEIELICDRVIVIHDGALVESGRLDDFRTDTAEGDVVTFRLSSLDRAEQIVKNQSEWGTLLELTSDGLSVRANYQGVAELNRRFVQEDIHVYAIEWTKVSLEDAFFKKLRGKQP; this comes from the coding sequence ATGTATAGAGTATTGGAATGCTTAGTAGCTGTAGGTGGAGATTCAAAATCTCTGCCTTTTCCCCATGCTCTAGCTACGTCTGCTTTACAGCATTGTGGGAATTATGATAAAAGAGAGGGAGGATTAGCGAATCCAATTATACCAAATAACAAAAAGTTTCAAATACAGAAGAGAGGTCTTGCTGTGGATCAGAATACGGTATTGTCTGTCACTCAGTTGGATAAAAGGATAGGTAAGCATACGATTCTAAAGGATATATCTTTTGAGCTGCAACAGGGTGAGATTGTTGGTTTGTTAGGTCCAAATGGATCTGGTAAAACCACGCTGATGAAGTGTGTGGTAGGGTTACTGAAGGCTACCAAAGGTCACATTGAGGTTAACGGATATGATTTACATAAAAAATTCGAGCAGGCCATGGCTCATATTGGTGCGATTATCGAGAACCCAGAGTTTTATGAATATATGACAGGATATGATAATCTCCTACATTATAAGAGAATGAATGAAGACGTTTCTGAAGAACGGCTAGATGAAGTGATAGATTTATTAGAAATGGAGGATTACATAGAAGATAAGGTGTCTACGTATTCCTTGGGAATGAAGCAGCGTTTGGGTCTAGGACAAGCCATCCTGCATCGTCCTTCTATTCTCCTTTTAGATGAGCCAACCAATGGCCTAGATCCTTCGGGAATTAAAGATCTGAGGAATCATTTGAAGCATTTAGCTAGACATGATGGGGTATCCGTTGTTATCTCCAGCCATGTGTTAGCCGAAATTGAGCTTATTTGTGATCGTGTCATTGTTATTCATGATGGGGCATTAGTTGAAAGTGGGCGATTAGATGATTTTAGAACAGATACAGCTGAGGGCGATGTTGTGACCTTCAGACTGTCGAGCCTGGACCGCGCAGAACAGATTGTAAAGAATCAATCTGAATGGGGAACTCTATTAGAATTGACTAGTGATGGGCTTTCTGTTCGGGCAAATTACCAAGGAGTAGCCGAACTAAACCGACGATTTGTCCAAGAGGATATTCACGTTTATGCGATTGAGTGGACCAAGGTATCCCTTGAGGATGCATTTTTCAAAAAGCTGAGAGGTAAACAGCCATGA
- a CDS encoding NAD-dependent protein deacylase — protein MQQFKQWVKEAKRIVVLSGAGMSTESGIPDFRSTEGVWTRNQSREELMSLSFLERYPDEFWPIYKDIFQLKLQGNYVPNQGHYALKKLEDLGKQVTIVTQNVDGLHQVAGSTHVYEVHGTLQQAFCPACQATYDIGFINNHDLPMCTKPLSSSASNSDQLGELCQTILHPGVVLFEDQVRYLHESVEATTAADLFLVLGSSLQVGPINQLAMIAQSVPSIKKVILNREATMLDHCFDLVIHNEIGAVLGQAI, from the coding sequence CTGCAACAGTTTAAGCAATGGGTGAAGGAAGCGAAGAGGATAGTTGTGTTAAGTGGAGCTGGTATGAGCACGGAGTCAGGAATTCCTGATTTCAGATCAACAGAAGGAGTATGGACGAGAAATCAAAGCAGAGAAGAACTGATGTCTCTTTCCTTCTTGGAGCGTTACCCGGATGAATTTTGGCCCATTTATAAGGATATCTTTCAATTAAAGCTACAGGGAAATTATGTGCCCAACCAAGGGCATTACGCATTAAAGAAACTTGAGGATTTAGGCAAACAAGTCACCATAGTGACGCAAAATGTAGATGGTCTACATCAGGTGGCAGGAAGCACTCATGTCTATGAAGTACATGGAACACTTCAGCAAGCCTTTTGTCCAGCTTGTCAGGCTACCTATGACATAGGTTTTATCAATAATCATGACCTACCAATGTGTACCAAGCCTTTATCGAGTTCTGCCTCCAATTCGGATCAACTAGGAGAGCTATGTCAAACCATCCTTCATCCAGGAGTTGTATTATTTGAGGATCAGGTACGTTATTTGCATGAAAGTGTAGAAGCTACGACCGCAGCAGATCTTTTTCTTGTATTAGGCTCATCCTTACAAGTAGGACCGATTAATCAGCTAGCCATGATTGCTCAATCTGTTCCTTCTATTAAAAAAGTTATCCTTAACCGCGAGGCGACAATGTTAGATCATTGCTTTGATTTAGTCATTCATAATGAGATTGGTGCTGTGTTAGGTCAGGCTATCTAG
- the yunB gene encoding sporulation protein YunB has translation MSKGFRPATQRSFLKKRHIFLIVLVIILIISIQGFLFVERNLEPALKNIAATHVKQIATLTISDAISHKLSQDIGSNEVVIFEKDEDGKIILITFDQAKQAEIVSTVIDRANEELRELSNSPIRIPLGQALNSNILAQLGPLVPITLVPMGAAKADISIEMEEAGINVVSITVYLKIQADVRIVIPFSSDEAVVSTSLPIDFIVLPGEVPNVYVKNSDGSVTPVPLAIPTDDLVDTP, from the coding sequence ATGTCGAAGGGGTTTAGACCAGCAACCCAGCGTTCCTTTTTAAAGAAGAGGCATATATTCCTTATCGTACTAGTGATTATACTAATCATTTCCATTCAAGGCTTTCTTTTTGTTGAACGAAATTTAGAGCCCGCTTTAAAAAACATAGCGGCAACACATGTTAAGCAAATTGCTACCCTAACGATAAGTGATGCAATAAGCCATAAGCTTAGTCAGGATATCGGATCTAATGAAGTCGTTATCTTTGAAAAGGATGAGGATGGTAAAATCATACTGATTACATTTGATCAAGCCAAACAGGCAGAAATCGTTTCAACGGTTATTGATCGAGCGAACGAGGAGCTTAGAGAGCTTTCAAACAGTCCAATTCGAATTCCACTAGGGCAAGCGTTAAACAGTAATATTTTGGCCCAGCTTGGTCCACTTGTGCCCATTACACTTGTACCCATGGGAGCAGCTAAAGCAGATATTTCTATTGAGATGGAGGAGGCAGGGATTAACGTCGTTTCCATTACCGTCTATTTAAAAATTCAAGCAGATGTCCGCATCGTCATTCCGTTTTCCTCTGACGAAGCAGTGGTTTCAACCTCCTTACCAATTGACTTCATTGTGCTGCCAGGCGAAGTGCCTAATGTTTATGTAAAAAATTCGGATGGATCAGTCACCCCTGTACCTTTAGCCATCCCAACTGATGATTTAGTGGATACACCCTAA